In one Streptomyces sp. NBC_01241 genomic region, the following are encoded:
- a CDS encoding UvrD-helicase domain-containing protein, with translation MSSPLTDPEQLKEFLGIPFTPEQTACITAPPAPQVIVAGAGSGKTTVMAARVVWLVGTGQVAPEQVLGLTFTNKAAGELAERVRKALVAAGVTDPDAIDPDNPPGEPSISTYHAFAGRLLTEHGLRIGLEPTTRLLADATRYQLAARVLREAPGPYPALTRSFPTLVSDLLALDAELAEHLVRPEQLAGYDTGLLRTLESARLTNAELRKIPETAQARRELLQLTRRYREAKKSRDLLDFGDQIALSAELALTRPEVGAILRDEFRVVLLDEYQDTSVAQRLLLSALFGRGPEDGGPAGGGPAGGVPEGDGPEGAAATGHAVTAVGDPCQAIYGWRGASVANLDDFPLHFPHADGTPATRYSLSENRRSGGRLLHLANGLAAPLRAMHEGVEALRPAPGAERDGIVRCALLRTHTEEIDWLADSIAHLVTTGKAPGEIAVLCRTAGDFPEIQAALVARDVPVEVVGLSGLLHLPEVADLVAVCEVLQDPGANASLVRLLTGPRWRIGPRDLALLGRRARLLVHRAADGDDADPDRRLAEAVEGVDPAEVISLADALDTFLESGGGVDDGLPFSTEARIRFARLAAELRDLRRSLADPLMDVLHRVLATTGLEVELSASPHALAARRRETLSNFLDVAARFAAVEGEATLLAFLGFLRTAVQYEKGLDNALPGGENTVKVLTAHKSKGLEWDVVAVPGLVTGQFPSSQSRDAWTSQSKVLPHALRGDTATLPVLHSWDAKGLKGFKEEMKEHQHTEELRLGYVTFTRPRTLLLGSGHWWGPSQKKPRGPSGFLHALYEHCVAGHGEIEAWADEPAEDEENPALAEREADHAWPLPLDDTALTRRRAAADTVMAHLAALAATGGALPDAYEALPDAPDPYDAPEDTPYDDDLFPDDEAFPSEADEWDALSTEPPQSPAPASRPHVPAPHTPASHAPTPQVPAARTPEPAGQRTLTPEESRTLASWDRDLDALTGELRRARATVRDVLVPASLSATQLLRLADDPDGFAQELARPMPRPPQAAARRGTRFHAWVESRFEELPLPMLGPDELPGGDENDAEIADERDLGALKEAFERTPYARRTPYRVETPFQITLAGRVIRGRIDAVYRTGDTYEIVDWKTTRTNTADPLQLAVYRLAWAELHDLPLTAVTATFLYVRSGETVHPTRLPGRAELERLLLDEPPSAGR, from the coding sequence GTGTCCTCACCTCTCACTGATCCCGAGCAGCTGAAGGAGTTCCTCGGGATCCCGTTCACCCCGGAGCAGACGGCCTGCATCACAGCGCCGCCCGCCCCGCAGGTGATCGTGGCCGGAGCCGGGTCGGGGAAGACCACGGTGATGGCGGCGCGCGTGGTGTGGCTGGTGGGGACGGGGCAGGTGGCCCCCGAGCAGGTCCTCGGACTCACCTTCACCAACAAGGCGGCGGGCGAGCTCGCCGAGCGCGTCCGCAAGGCCCTGGTCGCGGCCGGGGTCACCGATCCGGACGCCATCGACCCGGACAACCCTCCGGGCGAGCCCAGCATCTCCACGTACCACGCCTTCGCCGGCCGGCTGCTCACCGAGCACGGACTGCGCATCGGCCTCGAACCCACCACCCGCCTCCTCGCCGACGCCACCCGTTACCAGCTCGCCGCCCGCGTACTGCGCGAGGCGCCCGGCCCTTACCCGGCCCTGACCAGGTCGTTCCCCACACTGGTCAGCGATCTGCTGGCCCTCGACGCCGAGCTGGCCGAACATCTCGTACGCCCCGAACAGCTCGCGGGGTACGACACCGGCCTGCTCCGTACGCTCGAATCGGCCCGGCTCACCAACGCCGAGCTGCGCAAGATCCCCGAGACGGCGCAGGCCCGCCGAGAGCTGCTGCAACTGACCCGCCGCTACCGCGAGGCCAAGAAGAGCCGCGACCTCCTCGACTTCGGCGACCAGATCGCGCTCTCCGCCGAACTGGCCCTCACCCGCCCGGAGGTCGGCGCGATCCTGCGCGACGAGTTCCGCGTCGTGCTGCTCGACGAGTACCAGGACACCTCGGTCGCCCAGCGCCTGCTACTCTCCGCCCTCTTCGGCCGCGGTCCGGAAGACGGCGGTCCGGCAGGCGGCGGTCCGGCAGGCGGAGTTCCCGAAGGGGATGGTCCCGAAGGTGCGGCGGCGACCGGGCACGCCGTCACCGCCGTCGGCGACCCCTGTCAGGCGATCTACGGCTGGCGCGGTGCCTCCGTGGCCAACCTCGACGACTTCCCGCTCCACTTCCCGCACGCCGACGGCACCCCCGCCACCCGCTACTCCCTCAGCGAGAACCGCCGCAGCGGCGGCCGGCTCCTCCACCTCGCCAATGGCCTCGCGGCACCCCTGCGCGCCATGCACGAGGGCGTCGAAGCCCTGCGCCCCGCCCCGGGTGCCGAGCGCGACGGCATCGTCCGCTGCGCCCTGCTGCGTACCCACACCGAAGAGATCGACTGGCTGGCCGACTCGATCGCCCACCTCGTCACGACCGGCAAGGCGCCCGGCGAGATCGCCGTCCTGTGCCGCACCGCGGGCGACTTCCCGGAGATCCAGGCGGCGCTGGTGGCCCGTGACGTCCCGGTCGAGGTCGTCGGCCTGTCCGGGCTGCTGCACCTGCCCGAGGTCGCCGACCTCGTCGCGGTCTGCGAGGTCCTTCAGGACCCCGGTGCCAACGCCTCCCTGGTCCGGCTGCTCACCGGCCCCCGCTGGCGGATCGGCCCCCGCGACCTGGCGCTCCTCGGCCGCCGTGCCCGCCTCCTCGTCCACCGCGCGGCCGACGGCGACGACGCCGACCCCGACCGCCGCCTCGCCGAGGCCGTCGAGGGCGTCGACCCGGCCGAAGTGATCTCGCTCGCCGACGCGCTGGACACCTTCCTCGAATCGGGCGGCGGTGTGGACGACGGGCTTCCGTTCTCCACCGAGGCCCGCATCCGCTTCGCCCGCCTGGCTGCCGAACTGCGCGACCTGCGCCGCTCACTGGCCGACCCCCTGATGGACGTGCTGCACCGCGTCCTCGCCACCACCGGCCTGGAGGTCGAGCTCTCCGCGTCACCGCACGCCCTGGCCGCTCGCCGCCGTGAGACCCTCTCCAACTTCCTCGACGTGGCCGCCCGCTTCGCCGCCGTCGAAGGCGAGGCCACCCTTCTCGCCTTCCTGGGCTTCCTGCGGACCGCCGTCCAGTACGAGAAGGGCCTGGACAACGCACTGCCCGGCGGCGAGAACACCGTCAAGGTCCTCACCGCACACAAGTCCAAGGGCCTGGAATGGGATGTCGTCGCGGTGCCCGGCCTGGTCACCGGCCAGTTCCCGAGCAGCCAGTCCCGCGACGCCTGGACCTCCCAGTCCAAGGTCCTCCCGCACGCCCTGCGCGGGGACACGGCCACCCTCCCCGTCCTCCACTCCTGGGACGCCAAGGGGCTCAAGGGCTTCAAGGAGGAGATGAAGGAGCACCAGCACACCGAGGAGCTCCGCCTCGGATACGTCACCTTCACCCGGCCCCGCACCCTGCTGCTCGGATCAGGCCACTGGTGGGGCCCGAGCCAGAAGAAGCCGCGGGGCCCGTCCGGCTTCCTGCACGCGCTGTACGAGCACTGCGTGGCCGGACACGGCGAGATCGAGGCCTGGGCGGACGAACCGGCCGAGGACGAGGAGAACCCGGCGCTCGCCGAGAGGGAGGCCGACCACGCGTGGCCGCTTCCCCTGGACGACACCGCGCTGACCCGCCGCCGGGCCGCCGCGGACACGGTGATGGCGCATCTGGCTGCCCTGGCCGCGACGGGCGGTGCGCTGCCGGACGCGTACGAGGCGCTGCCCGACGCCCCGGACCCGTACGACGCCCCTGAAGACACCCCGTACGACGACGATCTGTTCCCCGACGACGAGGCGTTCCCCAGCGAGGCCGACGAGTGGGACGCCCTGTCGACGGAACCCCCGCAGTCCCCGGCTCCCGCCTCCCGTCCCCACGTTCCCGCGCCCCACACCCCCGCTTCCCACGCCCCCACGCCCCAGGTCCCCGCGGCCCGCACTCCCGAGCCCGCCGGGCAGCGCACCCTCACCCCGGAGGAATCCCGCACGCTCGCCTCCTGGGACCGTGACCTCGACGCCCTCACCGGCGAACTGCGCCGCGCCCGCGCCACCGTGCGCGACGTCCTCGTACCCGCCTCGCTCTCCGCCACCCAGCTGCTGCGTCTCGCCGACGACCCCGACGGCTTCGCCCAGGAGCTGGCCCGCCCGATGCCGCGCCCCCCGCAGGCCGCGGCCCGAAGGGGCACCCGTTTCCACGCCTGGGTGGAGTCCCGCTTCGAGGAGCTGCCGCTGCCCATGCTCGGGCCGGACGAGCTGCCCGGCGGCGACGAGAACGACGCCGAGATCGCCGACGAGCGCGACCTCGGCGCACTCAAGGAGGCCTTCGAGCGCACCCCGTACGCCCGCCGCACCCCGTACCGCGTGGAGACGCCGTTCCAGATCACGCTGGCCGGCCGGGTGATCCGGGGCCGGATCGACGCGGTGTACCGCACCGGGGACACGTACGAGATCGTCGACTGGAAGACCACCCGCACCAACACCGCCGACCCCCTCCAGCTGGCCGTGTACCGCCTGGCCTGGGCCGAGCTGCACGACCTGCCGCTCACCGCCGTCACGGCCACGTTCCTGTACGTACGCAGCGGAGAGACCGTCCACCCCACCCGCCTCCCGGGCCGGGCGGAGCTGGAGCGGCTCCTGCTGGACGAGCCACCCTCCGCAGGCCGATAG